A single region of the Nocardioides ochotonae genome encodes:
- the tatC gene encoding twin-arginine translocase subunit TatC: MSALSGFVRLYSGRPQHPVGPGGRMALSDHLREVRARLLRSATVLVVAFVVALFFYDQLLDLVLDPYNDARAALPDTIETKAYIASAGGPLLLQLKLCGVAAIVASSPYWLYQIWAFIVPGLHPGEKHWTRLFAGVAGPLFIGGVALGYYVLPKGLEVLIGFTPDGLENLVEFGEYFSFFTRMMLVFGIAMEIPLFVIMLNLAGVLSGQVLGRYRAWIIVGTFVFAAVATPSTDPFSMLMLAVPMLVLFLVAEAVSRLIDRRRGRGAHGTDQWDDDEVSTL; the protein is encoded by the coding sequence TTGTCCGCGCTCTCCGGGTTCGTACGCCTCTACTCCGGTCGCCCCCAGCACCCGGTCGGGCCGGGTGGCCGGATGGCGCTCTCGGACCACCTGCGTGAGGTCCGCGCCCGACTGCTGCGCTCCGCGACCGTGCTGGTCGTGGCCTTCGTCGTGGCGCTGTTCTTCTACGACCAGCTCCTCGACCTGGTCCTCGACCCGTACAACGACGCGCGGGCCGCGTTGCCCGACACGATCGAGACCAAGGCCTACATCGCCAGCGCCGGCGGCCCGCTGCTGCTGCAGCTGAAGCTGTGCGGGGTGGCCGCGATCGTGGCCTCCAGCCCGTACTGGCTCTACCAGATCTGGGCGTTCATCGTCCCGGGCCTGCACCCGGGGGAGAAGCACTGGACCCGGCTGTTCGCCGGGGTCGCCGGGCCGCTGTTCATCGGCGGCGTCGCCCTGGGCTACTACGTGCTCCCGAAGGGCCTGGAGGTCCTGATCGGGTTCACCCCCGACGGGCTGGAGAACCTCGTCGAGTTCGGCGAGTACTTCAGCTTCTTCACCCGGATGATGCTGGTCTTCGGGATCGCGATGGAGATCCCGCTCTTCGTGATCATGCTCAACCTCGCCGGTGTGCTCAGCGGCCAGGTCCTGGGGCGCTACCGGGCCTGGATCATCGTCGGCACCTTCGTGTTCGCCGCGGTCGCCACTCCCTCGACCGACCCGTTCTCGATGCTGATGCTGGCCGTCCCGATGCTGGTGCTGTTCCTGGTGGCCGAGGCGGTCTCCCGCCTCATCGACCGCCGCCGCGGCCGCGGCGCCCACGGCACCGACCAGTGGGACGACGACGAGGTCTCGACCCTGTGA
- a CDS encoding FKBP-type peptidyl-prolyl cis-trans isomerase, producing the protein MSRRLRRLPALLVPLLVLPALSACGDDDSSAASASADDLLESLSIKGAHGKAIRVGWDGRIEMEEGSDTTVLSEGDGEEVAAGNEVTAHIWIGNGYTESESFSTYDSKTPQTLTLNDSLAEGFRDSLEGQQVGSRIATVAMADEFFGDGGNPGLQIANKDTIVVIMDILGTADVLERPQGKEQEAPAWTPEVVTDDTDAVTGLDFTDAPKPNGRLLGADLVVGDGATVEKGQTITVNYFGQVYGADAPFDESFTKSPASFGIGTGQVIKGWDKALVGKTIGSRVLLAIPPAWGYGEKGQPGAGIKGTDTLYFVVDILAAS; encoded by the coding sequence GTGTCGCGACGCCTGCGCCGCCTGCCCGCACTCCTCGTCCCGCTGCTCGTCCTGCCCGCGCTGTCCGCGTGCGGTGACGACGACAGCAGCGCCGCCTCTGCCTCCGCCGACGACCTGCTGGAGTCGCTGAGCATCAAGGGCGCGCACGGCAAGGCCATCCGGGTCGGCTGGGACGGCCGCATCGAGATGGAGGAGGGCAGCGACACCACCGTGCTCTCCGAGGGCGACGGCGAGGAGGTCGCCGCCGGCAACGAGGTCACCGCGCACATCTGGATCGGCAACGGCTACACCGAGTCGGAGTCGTTCAGCACCTACGACTCCAAGACGCCGCAGACGCTGACCCTCAACGACAGCCTGGCCGAGGGCTTCCGCGACAGCCTCGAGGGCCAGCAGGTCGGCTCGCGGATCGCCACCGTCGCGATGGCCGACGAGTTCTTCGGCGACGGCGGCAACCCCGGCCTGCAGATCGCCAACAAGGACACCATCGTGGTGATCATGGACATCCTCGGCACCGCCGACGTCCTCGAGCGCCCCCAGGGCAAGGAGCAGGAGGCCCCGGCGTGGACGCCCGAGGTCGTCACCGACGACACCGACGCGGTCACCGGCCTCGACTTCACCGACGCCCCCAAGCCCAACGGCCGCCTGCTCGGCGCCGACCTGGTCGTCGGCGACGGCGCGACGGTCGAGAAGGGCCAGACGATCACCGTCAACTACTTCGGCCAGGTGTACGGCGCGGACGCGCCGTTCGACGAGTCCTTCACCAAGAGCCCGGCCTCGTTCGGCATCGGCACCGGCCAGGTCATCAAGGGCTGGGACAAGGCGCTGGTCGGCAAGACCATCGGCAGCCGGGTCCTGCTCGCGATCCCGCCGGCCTGGGGATACGGCGAGAAGGGTCAGCCCGGCGCCGGCATCAAGGGCACCGACACCCTCTACTTCGTCGTGGACATCCTCGCCGCGTCCTGA
- the pafA gene encoding Pup--protein ligase, producing the protein MERRIFGIENEYGVTCTFHGQRRLSPDEVARYLFRKVVSWGRSSNVFLRNGARLYLDVGSHPEYATPECDDVIELVTHDKAGERVLEGLLLDAEQRLHDEGIAGEIYLFKNNTDSAGNSYGCHENYLVSRAGEFNRLADVLIPFLVTRQIIVGAGKVTQTPRGASYSISQRAEHIWEGVSSATTRSRPIINTRDEPHADAEKYRRLHVIVGDSNMSETTTMLKVASCDLVLRMIEEGVVMRDLTMENPIRAIREISQDVTGRRKIRLANGREASALEIQGEYLAKARDFVDRRELATPVIERALDLWERGLKAVESDDLGLVDTEIDWVIKLKLIDAYRAKHGLAMGHPRVAQLDLTYHDIRRNRGLYYLLEKRGQVARVTSDLRIFEAKTVPPQTTRARLRGEFIRRAQERRRDFTVDWVHLKLNDQAQRTVLCKDPFRAYDDRVQRLIDGM; encoded by the coding sequence ATGGAGCGGCGGATCTTCGGGATCGAGAACGAGTACGGCGTGACGTGCACGTTCCACGGGCAGCGGCGGCTGAGCCCGGATGAGGTGGCGCGCTACCTGTTCCGCAAGGTGGTCAGCTGGGGGCGCAGCAGCAACGTGTTCCTGCGCAACGGGGCGCGCCTCTACCTCGATGTCGGCAGCCACCCGGAGTACGCCACCCCCGAGTGCGACGACGTCATCGAGCTGGTGACGCACGACAAGGCGGGGGAGCGGGTCCTGGAGGGGCTGCTGCTCGACGCCGAGCAGCGCCTGCACGACGAGGGCATCGCCGGGGAGATCTACCTGTTCAAGAACAACACCGACTCGGCCGGCAACTCCTACGGCTGCCACGAGAACTACCTGGTCAGCCGGGCGGGGGAGTTCAACCGGCTGGCCGACGTGCTGATCCCGTTCCTGGTGACCCGCCAGATCATCGTCGGCGCCGGCAAGGTGACCCAGACCCCGCGCGGGGCGTCGTACAGCATCAGCCAGCGCGCCGAGCACATCTGGGAGGGCGTCAGCAGCGCGACCACGCGCAGCCGCCCGATCATCAACACCCGCGACGAGCCGCACGCCGACGCGGAGAAGTACCGCCGCCTGCACGTCATCGTCGGCGACTCCAACATGAGCGAGACGACCACGATGCTCAAGGTCGCCTCCTGCGACCTGGTGCTGCGGATGATCGAGGAGGGCGTGGTGATGCGCGACCTCACGATGGAGAACCCGATCCGCGCCATCCGCGAGATCTCCCAGGACGTCACCGGACGCCGCAAGATCCGGCTCGCCAACGGCCGCGAGGCCAGCGCGCTGGAGATCCAGGGGGAGTACCTCGCCAAGGCCCGCGACTTCGTGGACCGCCGCGAGCTGGCCACCCCGGTCATCGAGCGTGCACTGGACCTGTGGGAGCGCGGTCTCAAGGCCGTGGAGTCCGACGACCTCGGCCTGGTCGACACCGAGATCGACTGGGTCATCAAGCTGAAGCTGATCGACGCCTACCGCGCCAAGCACGGCCTGGCGATGGGGCACCCGCGGGTCGCCCAGCTCGACCTGACCTACCACGACATCCGCCGCAACCGCGGGCTGTACTACCTGCTCGAGAAGCGCGGCCAGGTCGCCCGGGTGACCAGCGACCTGCGCATCTTCGAGGCCAAGACCGTGCCGCCGCAGACCACCCGCGCCCGCCTCCGCGGGGAGTTCATCCGCCGCGCCCAGGAGCGCCGCCGCGACTTCACCGTCGACTGGGTGCACCTCAAGCTCAACGACCAGGCCCAGCGCACCGTCCTGTGCAAGGACCCGTTCCGCGCCTACGACGACCGCGTCCAGCGCCTCATCGACGGCATGTGA
- a CDS encoding helix-turn-helix transcriptional regulator, producing the protein MTQAPLGAKEQVARLLTLVPYLHARDGVRLEDAARALGVAPKQLLKDLKVLLMCGLPGGYPDDLIDVDLDALEDPEGDGVIRVSNADYLARPLRLTPTEATAVIVALRALRNGAGAETREVVDRALAKLEAAAAEGSAAPRIDPGTDAVDADQALLARRLQDAADRGRQVRLTYFVPSRDEESDRVVDPRGVVTARDVAYLDAWCHSAEAPRLFRLDRISSADVLDHPVVSEPVAPRDLSAGFFPPSSDALPVTLHLDPAARWVVEYYPVEEVRALADGAAEVDLLVADRRWLTRLLLRLAPHARVVRPDAIAEEFRAAAQDTLGLYR; encoded by the coding sequence ATGACCCAGGCCCCGCTCGGCGCCAAGGAGCAGGTGGCCCGCCTGCTCACCCTCGTGCCCTACCTGCACGCGCGCGACGGCGTACGTCTCGAGGACGCCGCGCGCGCCCTCGGCGTAGCGCCCAAGCAGCTGCTCAAGGACCTCAAGGTCCTGCTGATGTGCGGGCTGCCCGGGGGCTATCCCGACGACCTCATCGACGTCGACCTCGACGCCCTGGAGGACCCCGAGGGCGACGGCGTGATCCGGGTGTCCAACGCCGACTACCTGGCCCGGCCACTGCGGCTCACCCCGACCGAGGCGACCGCCGTCATCGTCGCCCTCCGGGCTCTGCGCAACGGCGCCGGCGCCGAGACCCGCGAGGTCGTCGACCGGGCGCTGGCCAAGCTCGAGGCGGCCGCCGCCGAGGGCTCCGCCGCACCCCGGATCGACCCGGGCACCGACGCGGTCGACGCCGACCAGGCGCTGCTGGCGCGCCGGCTCCAGGACGCCGCCGACCGCGGCCGGCAGGTCCGGCTGACCTACTTCGTGCCCTCGCGCGACGAGGAGTCCGACCGGGTGGTGGACCCGCGCGGCGTGGTGACCGCGCGCGACGTGGCCTACCTCGACGCCTGGTGCCACTCCGCCGAGGCACCGCGGCTGTTCCGCCTCGACCGGATCAGCTCCGCCGACGTGCTCGACCACCCGGTGGTCTCCGAGCCGGTCGCCCCGCGCGACCTCTCGGCCGGCTTCTTCCCGCCGTCCAGCGACGCCCTGCCGGTGACCCTGCACCTCGACCCGGCCGCCCGGTGGGTGGTGGAGTACTACCCGGTCGAGGAGGTCCGGGCGCTGGCCGACGGCGCGGCGGAGGTCGACCTGCTGGTCGCGGACCGCCGCTGGCTGACCCGGCTGCTGCTGCGCCTGGCCCCGCACGCCCGGGTCGTGCGGCCCGACGCGATCGCCGAGGAGTTCCGCGCCGCGGCGCAAGACACGCTCGGCCTCTACCGTTGA
- a CDS encoding diacylglycerol kinase, giving the protein MTGPRDIAVLSNPTSGKGRGARARALTIGRLRQAGVHVRDLAGADAVESGELARAAVADGVDAVVAVGGDGLVHVAVQVLAGTGVPLGIVPAGTGNDAARALAIDPRDPAAAVDRVLAGRTRVVDLARSGATYYSTVLCAGFDAVVNERANTMTWPRGQMRYNLATVAELRTFRPLSYVLDLDGEVLRTDAMLVAVGNGPSFGGGLRITEGASLDDGLLDVVVIKPLSKLSLVRTYPKLFRGTHVTHPQYERHLVRRVTIAAPGIVTYADGERFGPLPLTVECAPGALTVLA; this is encoded by the coding sequence GTGACCGGCCCGCGCGACATCGCAGTGCTCTCCAACCCCACCTCGGGCAAGGGCCGCGGCGCGCGCGCCCGGGCGCTGACCATCGGGCGGCTGCGCCAGGCGGGCGTGCACGTGCGCGACCTGGCCGGCGCCGACGCCGTGGAGAGCGGCGAGCTGGCCCGGGCCGCGGTCGCCGACGGCGTCGACGCGGTGGTCGCGGTCGGCGGCGACGGGCTGGTGCACGTCGCGGTGCAGGTGCTGGCCGGCACCGGGGTGCCGCTGGGGATCGTGCCCGCCGGCACCGGCAACGACGCCGCCCGGGCCCTCGCCATCGACCCCAGGGACCCCGCGGCGGCCGTGGACCGGGTGCTGGCCGGGCGCACCCGGGTCGTCGACCTGGCGCGCAGCGGCGCGACGTACTACTCCACCGTGCTGTGCGCGGGCTTCGACGCCGTCGTCAACGAGCGCGCCAACACGATGACCTGGCCGCGCGGGCAGATGCGCTACAACCTGGCCACCGTGGCCGAGCTGCGCACCTTCCGGCCGCTGTCCTACGTGCTCGACCTGGACGGGGAGGTGCTGCGCACCGACGCGATGCTGGTGGCCGTCGGCAACGGCCCGTCCTTCGGCGGCGGGCTGCGGATCACCGAGGGCGCCTCGCTCGACGACGGGCTGCTCGACGTGGTGGTGATCAAGCCGCTCAGCAAGCTCTCGCTGGTGCGGACCTACCCCAAGCTGTTCCGCGGCACCCACGTCACCCACCCGCAGTACGAGCGCCACCTGGTGCGCCGGGTGACCATCGCCGCACCCGGCATCGTCACCTACGCCGACGGGGAGCGCTTCGGCCCGCTGCCGCTCACCGTGGAGTGTGCGCCGGGAGCACTCACCGTGCTCGCCTGA
- the tatA gene encoding twin-arginine translocase TatA/TatE family subunit, with protein sequence MITPLIAGLGTTELLIILAVLVLLFGASKLPELARGSGRALRIFKAETKGLMDDDEELKTPEQREIEARQALLDQERVEAERQAERRRRGDTA encoded by the coding sequence ATGATCACCCCGCTCATCGCAGGCCTCGGCACCACCGAGCTGCTCATCATCCTCGCCGTCCTGGTGCTGCTCTTCGGCGCCAGCAAGCTGCCCGAGCTCGCCCGCGGGAGCGGTCGCGCGCTGCGCATCTTCAAGGCCGAGACCAAGGGCCTGATGGACGACGACGAGGAGCTCAAGACCCCCGAGCAGCGCGAGATCGAGGCCCGCCAGGCCCTGCTCGACCAGGAGCGTGTCGAGGCGGAGCGCCAGGCCGAGCGCCGGCGCCGCGGCGACACGGCCTGA
- the prcA gene encoding proteasome subunit alpha has product MSMPFYVSPEQQMKDRADFARKGIARGRSVVAVQYADGILFVSENPSQALHKVSEIYDRIAFAAVGRYNEFENLRIAGVRLADMRGYAYDRRDVTGRGLANAYAQTLGTIFSSGGEKPYEVELFVAEIGDTPEQDQIFRLTYDGQVADEHGYAVMGGAAESVASYLKERYSTGTSLDDALHLAVSALGHNDTEDRVIPVDDLEVAVLDRTRSQTRKFRRLSPSRLETMLGDRVPSEGATTAVESTAPQGTATQAGEPDPPVAPPLS; this is encoded by the coding sequence ATGAGCATGCCTTTCTACGTCTCGCCCGAGCAGCAGATGAAGGACCGGGCGGACTTCGCGCGCAAGGGCATCGCCCGCGGCCGGTCCGTCGTCGCCGTGCAGTACGCCGACGGGATCCTGTTCGTCTCCGAGAACCCCTCGCAGGCGCTGCACAAGGTCTCCGAGATCTACGACCGCATCGCCTTCGCCGCGGTCGGGCGCTACAACGAGTTCGAGAACCTGCGGATCGCCGGCGTCCGGCTGGCCGACATGCGCGGCTACGCCTACGACCGACGCGACGTCACCGGCCGGGGTCTGGCGAACGCCTACGCCCAGACGCTCGGCACGATCTTCTCCAGCGGCGGGGAGAAGCCGTACGAGGTCGAGCTCTTCGTCGCCGAGATCGGCGACACGCCCGAGCAGGACCAGATCTTCCGCCTGACCTACGACGGCCAGGTCGCCGACGAGCACGGGTACGCCGTGATGGGCGGCGCCGCCGAGTCGGTGGCCAGCTACCTCAAGGAGCGCTACTCCACCGGCACCTCGCTGGACGACGCGCTGCACCTCGCGGTCTCCGCCCTCGGGCACAACGACACCGAGGACCGGGTCATCCCGGTGGACGACCTCGAGGTGGCGGTCCTGGACCGGACCCGCTCGCAGACCCGCAAGTTCCGCCGGCTCAGCCCGTCGCGGCTCGAGACCATGCTGGGGGACCGGGTGCCCTCCGAGGGTGCCACCACCGCCGTCGAGTCGACGGCCCCGCAGGGCACCGCCACCCAAGCCGGCGAGCCCGACCCGCCGGTCGCCCCGCCGCTCAGCTAG
- a CDS encoding DEAD/DEAH box helicase: MSADELSPSERYASYRQHKNHPVLREFQSLHDFPLDDFQLRACREIEEGRGVLVAAPTGSGKTIVGEFAIHLALATGRKAFYTTPIKALSNQKYHDLVARYGPDQVGLLTGDNTINGEAPVVVMTTEVLRNMLYAGSRTLLGLGFVVMDEVHYLADRSRGAVWEEVIIHLPESVALVSLSATVSNAEEFGEWLATVRGETATVLEERRPVPLYQHVMVGRRLLNLFAGSDVDASAGFVKEGAAVNGELMKVARDDWAATHVRDRRSPRGQGGRGGKGGRQVGNGRRVWVPSRPEVIERLERDGLLPAIVFIFSRIGCDAAVQQCLASGVRLTSPEERDEIYEYVEESLRHLPDEDRHVLGYHDFLDGLTRGVAAHHAGMLPAFKQCVEELFTRGLCKVVFATETLALGINMPARTVVIEKLTKWNGETHASITPGEYTQLTGRAGRRGLDTEGHGVVLWQQGMNPKELAGLASTRTYPLRSSFRPSYNMAVNLVHQFGRARSRELLEQSFAQFQADKAVVGLARQLRKAEDALDGYREAATCHLGDFMEYAALRRRITDVEKDASRARKADRRVEAIESLRALRPGDVIRVPTGKFAGYAVVIDPGWSPDGPRPYVVTADRQARRLAMIDFPTPVEALAKVRVPKNFNGRNPQMRRDLASALRSRTHDLAPPPPGARSGGARTAMAHSGADEEVARLRDELRAHPCHACPEREDHARWAERWHKLRRDADTLQRRVEQRTNTVARQFDRVCDVLTALDYLDGDEVTPRGRHLMRLYSELDLVAAECLRHGLWDDLSPSELAAALSVLVFEARRPDDASVPRLPGGRARDVIGEMVRVWGELDRLEKDNRLDFLRQPDLGLAWTAYRWSEGDDLDDVLRASELAAGDFVRWMKQLLDLAGQVANAAGDSPVRHTARQVVDRVRRGVVASGGLAED, encoded by the coding sequence ATGAGCGCCGACGAGCTGTCCCCGTCGGAGCGGTACGCGTCGTACCGACAGCACAAGAACCACCCGGTCCTGCGGGAGTTCCAGTCGCTGCACGACTTCCCGCTCGACGACTTCCAGCTGCGAGCCTGCCGCGAGATCGAGGAGGGGCGCGGGGTCCTGGTGGCCGCCCCCACCGGGTCCGGCAAGACGATCGTGGGGGAGTTCGCGATCCACCTCGCCCTGGCGACCGGTCGCAAGGCCTTCTACACGACGCCGATCAAGGCGCTGTCGAACCAGAAGTACCACGACCTGGTGGCCCGCTACGGCCCCGACCAGGTCGGGCTGCTCACCGGTGACAACACCATCAACGGCGAGGCGCCGGTCGTGGTGATGACCACCGAAGTGCTGCGCAACATGCTCTACGCCGGCTCCCGGACCCTGCTCGGCCTCGGCTTCGTGGTGATGGACGAGGTGCACTACCTCGCCGACCGCTCGCGCGGCGCGGTGTGGGAGGAGGTGATCATCCACCTGCCGGAGTCGGTGGCGCTGGTCTCGCTCTCCGCGACCGTGTCCAACGCCGAGGAGTTCGGCGAGTGGCTGGCCACCGTGCGCGGCGAGACCGCCACGGTGCTCGAGGAGCGACGACCGGTGCCGCTGTACCAGCACGTGATGGTGGGGCGCCGGCTGCTGAACCTGTTCGCGGGCTCCGACGTCGACGCCTCCGCCGGCTTCGTCAAGGAGGGCGCCGCGGTCAACGGCGAGCTGATGAAGGTGGCCCGCGACGACTGGGCGGCCACCCATGTGCGCGATCGCCGCTCACCGCGCGGCCAGGGCGGCAGAGGGGGCAAGGGCGGGCGCCAGGTCGGCAACGGCCGCCGGGTCTGGGTGCCGAGCCGTCCCGAGGTCATCGAGCGCCTCGAGCGCGACGGGCTGCTGCCGGCGATCGTGTTCATCTTCAGCCGGATCGGCTGCGACGCGGCGGTGCAGCAGTGCCTGGCCAGCGGCGTACGCCTCACCTCGCCGGAGGAGCGCGACGAGATCTATGAGTACGTCGAGGAGAGCCTGCGTCACCTGCCCGACGAGGACCGCCACGTCCTGGGCTACCACGACTTCCTCGACGGTCTGACCCGCGGCGTGGCCGCCCACCACGCGGGCATGCTGCCGGCGTTCAAGCAGTGCGTCGAGGAGCTGTTCACCCGCGGGCTGTGCAAGGTCGTCTTCGCGACCGAGACCCTCGCGCTCGGCATCAACATGCCCGCGCGCACCGTGGTCATCGAGAAGCTGACCAAGTGGAACGGCGAGACCCACGCCTCGATCACGCCGGGGGAGTACACCCAGCTGACCGGGCGCGCGGGCCGCCGCGGCCTCGACACCGAGGGCCACGGCGTCGTGCTGTGGCAGCAGGGGATGAACCCCAAGGAGCTGGCCGGGCTCGCATCGACGCGCACCTATCCGCTGCGCTCGTCGTTCCGCCCGTCGTACAACATGGCGGTCAACCTGGTCCACCAGTTCGGCCGGGCGCGATCGCGGGAGTTGCTGGAGCAGTCCTTCGCCCAGTTCCAGGCCGACAAGGCCGTCGTCGGGCTGGCGCGTCAGCTGCGCAAGGCCGAGGACGCCCTCGACGGCTACCGCGAGGCCGCGACCTGCCACCTCGGCGACTTCATGGAGTACGCCGCGCTGCGCCGGCGCATCACCGACGTCGAGAAGGACGCCAGCCGGGCCCGCAAGGCCGACCGGCGCGTGGAGGCGATCGAGTCGCTGCGCGCGCTGCGTCCCGGCGACGTGATCCGGGTGCCGACCGGCAAGTTCGCCGGGTACGCCGTGGTGATCGACCCCGGCTGGTCGCCGGACGGCCCGCGGCCCTACGTCGTCACCGCGGACCGGCAGGCCCGGCGCTTGGCGATGATCGACTTCCCGACGCCTGTCGAGGCGCTGGCGAAGGTGCGGGTGCCGAAGAACTTCAACGGCCGCAACCCGCAGATGCGTCGCGACCTGGCCTCCGCGCTGCGCTCGCGCACCCACGACCTCGCGCCTCCGCCGCCCGGCGCCCGGAGCGGTGGTGCGCGGACCGCGATGGCGCACTCCGGGGCCGACGAGGAGGTCGCCCGGCTGCGCGACGAGCTGCGCGCGCACCCCTGCCACGCCTGCCCCGAGCGCGAGGACCATGCCCGCTGGGCCGAGCGGTGGCACAAGCTGCGCCGCGACGCCGACACCCTCCAGCGCCGGGTGGAGCAGCGCACCAACACCGTGGCGCGCCAGTTCGACCGGGTCTGCGACGTGCTGACCGCGCTGGACTACCTCGACGGCGACGAGGTGACCCCGCGCGGGCGGCACCTGATGCGGCTCTACTCCGAGCTCGACCTGGTCGCGGCGGAGTGCCTGCGCCACGGGCTGTGGGACGACCTGTCGCCTTCCGAGCTCGCCGCTGCCCTGTCGGTGCTGGTCTTCGAGGCTCGGCGCCCCGACGACGCCTCCGTGCCGCGGCTGCCCGGCGGCCGGGCCCGCGACGTGATCGGGGAGATGGTGCGGGTCTGGGGCGAGCTGGACCGCCTCGAGAAGGACAACCGCCTCGACTTCCTGCGCCAGCCCGACCTGGGGCTGGCCTGGACGGCGTACCGCTGGAGCGAGGGTGACGACCTCGACGACGTGCTGCGCGCCAGCGAGCTGGCCGCCGGCGACTTCGTGCGCTGGATGAAGCAGCTCCTCGACCTCGCCGGGCAGGTCGCCAACGCCGCCGGGGACTCCCCGGTGCGCCACACCGCGCGCCAGGTCGTGGACCGGGTACGCCGCGGCGTGGTCGCCTCCGGCGGGCTCGCGGAGGACTGA
- a CDS encoding helix-turn-helix transcriptional regulator has product MTVAKSERLLNLLIMLLVQRRPVPKQRIRSILYADSTPEAFEKMFERDKEELRSLGVPVEVDQIDPLFDDEPGYRISPADFALPEIDLRPDEAAVIGLATRVWQHARLAAATSDAVRKLSAAGIDVDTTALDIVEPRLSADEPSFDVFWEATQERSAVVFDYARPGADTATRRRLQPWGVVRYSGRWYVVGHDIDRGAERVFRLSRVRGQARRTGRPGAYDVPPGTDVREVARRLAPAPSTEHAVLLVRQGAGHALRRGADAVEPDVPGPDTRTRWDRVSLSRSLGLVDEVLGHGPDVVVEAPDALRRSVVDRLAAALGQPGDRPVDRPAPHPTAEERA; this is encoded by the coding sequence GTGACGGTGGCCAAGAGTGAGCGGCTGCTCAACCTGCTCATCATGCTGCTCGTCCAGCGCCGCCCGGTGCCCAAGCAGCGGATCCGCTCGATCCTCTACGCCGACTCCACCCCCGAGGCGTTCGAGAAGATGTTCGAGCGCGACAAGGAGGAGCTGCGCAGCCTCGGCGTACCGGTCGAGGTGGACCAGATCGACCCGCTGTTCGACGACGAGCCGGGCTATCGGATCTCGCCCGCCGACTTCGCGCTGCCCGAGATCGACCTGCGCCCCGACGAGGCGGCGGTCATCGGCCTCGCCACCCGCGTCTGGCAGCACGCCCGGCTCGCCGCGGCGACCAGCGACGCCGTCCGCAAGCTCAGCGCCGCCGGCATCGACGTCGACACCACCGCCCTCGACATCGTCGAGCCGCGGCTCAGCGCGGACGAGCCGTCCTTCGACGTGTTCTGGGAGGCCACCCAGGAGCGCAGCGCGGTGGTCTTCGACTACGCCCGCCCCGGTGCGGACACCGCCACCCGGCGCCGCCTCCAGCCGTGGGGAGTGGTGCGCTACTCCGGGCGCTGGTACGTCGTGGGCCACGACATCGACCGCGGGGCGGAGCGGGTCTTCCGGCTCTCCCGGGTGCGCGGCCAGGCGCGACGCACCGGCCGGCCCGGGGCGTACGACGTGCCCCCGGGCACCGACGTGCGCGAGGTGGCGCGCCGCCTCGCGCCGGCCCCGTCCACCGAGCACGCGGTGCTGCTGGTGCGCCAGGGCGCCGGGCACGCGCTGCGCCGCGGCGCCGACGCCGTCGAGCCCGACGTGCCCGGCCCCGACACCCGCACCCGCTGGGACCGGGTCTCGCTGAGCCGCAGCCTGGGCCTGGTCGACGAGGTCCTCGGCCACGGCCCGGACGTCGTGGTCGAGGCCCCCGACGCGCTGCGCCGCTCCGTCGTCGACCGACTCGCGGCCGCCCTTGGCCAGCCGGGGGACCGGCCGGTCGACCGGCCCGCACCGCACCCCACCGCCGAGGAGCGCGCATGA